One Tetrapisispora phaffii CBS 4417 chromosome 3, complete genome DNA segment encodes these proteins:
- the MLH1 gene encoding mismatch repair ATPase MLH1 (similar to Saccharomyces cerevisiae MLH1 (YMR167W); ancestral locus Anc_2.341), whose translation MPGRIKALDETVVNKIAAGEIIISPVNALKEMMENSIDANSTNIDVITKDGGIKLLQISDDGSGIDKEDLPILCQRFTTSKLNKFEDLQSINTYGFRGEALASISHIARVTVTTKTKSDNCAWKVSYAEGKMLGEPQPTAGRDGTVILVEDLFYNMPSRLRSLRSGNDEYSKIVDVMGRYAVHSENIGFSCKKLGDSNFTLAIRSHAKQQDRIRIVFGKNVSSNMTEIAMADDINLELKSVKGQVSDLNFVMKKSVTPTFFINNRLVSCDPLRRSIYQVYTNYLPKGSKPFVYLSLLINPKSVDVNVHPTKREVRFLNQDEIIEKITTYLNEELSKLNTSKTFKTGSLLSRQLTRSQPVKSLNSSTIAANNASNASSLNKKIYEHKLVRTDANQRSITTFLKPNVSSSYDNIVKTQVIPSKRKILEESFHDPTIDSNNSEQTNGDDTLTNKILKRSTRSVMEVNEATATDDGSVNISEQTINEVEIRNSVTDSNDKQFNPTVETSKTDVDYEEESITQVDESKPSEYTIIDKKRTDVNLSSIKTLKEMVDNASHMELTNIFANLTYVGLVDPRRRLASIQYDLKLFLVDYGAICYELFYQIGLTDFANFGQINLCTENEESLTIYNILKSFEVLKDNEISIKSIIEQFITMRDMLEEYFSIKIDFIDKDQKDYKTARLASLPLLLKRYTPSLSKLPFFLYRMGTKVNWKSEEECLEGILKQIALLYIPEIITEDVDNNDMQDSTMIDSVKMTAVAKKEKMADLLENVIFPCVKRRFLAPDTLLKDVAEIANLPGLYKVFERC comes from the coding sequence ATGCCAGGCAGGATCAAAGCTTTAGACGAGACAGTCgttaataaaattgctGCTGGggaaattattatatccCCTGTCAATGctttaaaagaaatgatGGAAAACTCCATTGATGCTAATTCGACTAATATTGATGTAATAACTAAAGATGGTGGTATTAAATTGCTACAAATAAGTGATGATGGTTCGGGAATAGACAAAGAAGATCTCCCGATTTTATGCCAGCGTTTCACAACATCCAAGTTGAATAAGTTTGAAGACTTGCAAAGTATCAATACCTATGGTTTTCGTGGTGAAGCTCTGGCAAGTATCTCACATATCGCCAGAGTTACTGTCACTACCAAAACAAAAAGTGATAATTGTGCGTGGAAGGTTAGTTATGCTGAAGGAAAAATGCTTGGAGAGCCTCAACCAACAGCGGGAAGAGATGGAACCGTTATTTTAGTCGAAGACTTATTCTACAATATGCCATCCAGATTGCGCTCATTAAGATCTGGAAATGAtgaatattcaaaaatagtTGATGTCATGGGTAGATATGCAGTGCATTCTGAAAATATAGGTTTTTCCTGTAAGAAATTGGGGGACTCTAACTTTACTTTAGCAATACGGTCTCATGCGAAGCAACAAGATAGAATTAGAATAGTGTTTGGGAAAAATGTATCAAGCAATATGACAGAAATTGCTATGGCTGATGACATCAATTTAGAACTAAAATCTGTGAAAGGACAAGTGAGTGATTTGAACTTTGTTATGAAAAAATCAGTAACTCCtactttttttataaataacaGATTAGTAAGTTGTGATCCTTTAAGAAGATCAATATACCAAGTTTATACAAATTATTTGCCCAAAGGCTCTAAACCGTTTGTATACCTAAGTTTACTCATAAACCCAAAATCAGTGGATGTAAATGTTCATCCAACTAAGAGAGAAGTGAGATTTTTAAACCAAGATGAGATTATTGAGAAAATTACAACCTACCTGAATGAAGAACTGTCAAAGTTGAACACATCTAAAACATTCAAAACAGGATCATTATTAAGCAGGCAATTGACTAGATCGCAACCTGTGAAGTCATTGAACAGTTCAACAATAGCAGCAAACAATGCATCTAATGCCAGTTCactaaataaaaaaatatacgAACACAAATTAGTAAGAACTGATGCCAATCAAAGAAGTATCACAACTTTTCTAAAGCCTAATGTTTCTAGCAGTTATGACAATATTGTGAAGACGCAAGTAATACCTTCGAAGCGTAAAATATTAGAGGAATCATTTCATGACCCAACTATAGATTCTAATAATAGTGAACAAACTAACGGTGATGATACTTtaacaaacaaaatattgaaaagaagTACACGATCTGTGATGGAGGTGAATGAAGCTACAGCTACCGATGATGGAAGTGTGAACATATCCGAACAAACTATCAATGAAGTTGAAATTCGTAACAGCGTTACTGACTCTAATGATAAACAATTTAACCCTACTGTGGAAACTTCTAAAACCGATGTTGATTATGAAGAAGAATCCATAACACAGGTAGATGAGTCTAAACCGTCTGAGTACACAATTAtagataaaaaaagaacGGATGTGAACCTTTCAAGCATTAAAACACTAAAGGAAATGGTAGATAATGCATCACATATGGAACTAACAAATATCTTCGCGAACCTAACTTATGTGGGACTTGTAGATCCAAGGAGGCGGCTGGCATCGATTCAATACGAtttaaaactttttttGGTAGATTACGGTGCTATTTGTTATGAAttgttttatcaaattgGGTTGACTGATTTTGCTAACTTTGGGCAAATTAATCTTTGTACTGAGAACGAAGAAAGTCTAACTATTTATAACAtattaaaatcttttgaGGTACTGAAGGATAATGAAATCTCTATCAAATCGATAATTGaacaatttattacaatGAGGGATATGTTAGAAGagtatttttcaattaagaTAGATTTTATTGACAAGGATCAAAAGGATTATAAAACGGCAAGACTAGCTTCTTTACCATTGTTGTTAAAAAGATACACCCCATCGTTATCGAAGCTTCCTTTCTTTCTATATAGGATGGGTACAAAGGTGAATTGGAAGAGCGAAGAAGAATGCTTAGAAGGTATACTAAAACAAATTGCATTGCTATATATTCCAGAAATCATTACTGAAGATGTCGACAATAATGATATGCAAGATAGCACAATGATAGATTCTGTTAAAATGACAGCTGTTgcaaagaaagaaaaaatggCAGATCTTTTAGAGAATGTTATTTTTCCCTGTGTTAAGAGAAGATTTTTAGCGCCTGATACTTTACTTAAGGATGTTGCTGAAATTGCAAATTTACCTGGGTTATATAAAGTTTTTGAAAGATGTTAA